In the Flagellimonas sp. HMM57 genome, one interval contains:
- a CDS encoding OmpA family protein codes for MYYITYGGSLEYSCENSLQRPGCSADYAFAVLKVGNPDLEKRITLKRVTKDTGTFLKTTLIKPGGFGDLNEITWFLNEEKLNFDNKTEIPITGSGKYKVVWSNCFTSVADSLDYSTNIEKNIDTRKEKELVLIGDGDMALMIENKDGFVLKNLIFDLNEAIIKPEAKKELNKLAQIMITKPSMKILLEGHTAIGNAKENQILSEERVKSTKNYLVKQGVSKDNIQIKGWGQTKPLIRTRDVEKGKINRRVEIRILSR; via the coding sequence ATGTACTATATTACCTATGGTGGGTCATTGGAATATTCCTGTGAAAATAGTTTACAAAGACCTGGGTGTTCTGCAGATTACGCTTTTGCTGTTTTAAAAGTTGGCAATCCCGACTTAGAGAAAAGAATCACACTAAAAAGAGTAACAAAGGATACTGGTACATTCTTAAAGACAACATTGATCAAGCCTGGTGGGTTTGGAGACTTAAATGAAATTACCTGGTTTTTAAATGAAGAGAAATTGAATTTTGACAATAAAACCGAAATACCCATTACCGGTTCTGGGAAATACAAAGTCGTATGGTCGAATTGCTTTACCAGTGTCGCTGACTCTTTGGATTACTCCACGAACATTGAAAAAAATATAGATACTAGAAAAGAGAAGGAGCTAGTACTAATTGGCGATGGAGATATGGCTTTAATGATTGAAAATAAGGATGGCTTTGTTCTAAAAAATCTGATTTTTGATTTGAACGAGGCTATTATTAAGCCAGAAGCTAAAAAGGAGTTGAACAAGCTTGCCCAAATTATGATAACAAAACCTTCAATGAAAATTCTGCTTGAAGGGCATACCGCTATCGGGAATGCCAAAGAAAATCAGATACTCTCCGAAGAAAGGGTAAAATCTACCAAAAACTATCTCGTGAAACAAGGTGTATCCAAAGACAATATTCAAATAAAAGGTTGGGGACAGA